The following proteins come from a genomic window of Rhodothermales bacterium:
- the wecB gene encoding UDP-N-acetylglucosamine 2-epimerase (non-hydrolyzing): protein MPHILSVVGARPNFMKVAALDAAFRTQSAIRHSIVHTGQHYDEKMSDIFFREMALPEPDVFMGVGGGSHARQTAAIMQAFEDVVLEMAPDAVLVVGDVNSTMACSLVASKLHVPIVHVEAGLRSGDRGMPEEINRIVTDAIADVLYVSDPSGMDFLEAEGVPASKVHFVGNVMIDSLHRYRPLADARPVLDDWALSPGGYILLTLHRPATVDSADGLARMAGVFEALAGEWPDQPLVFPIHPRTRANMERFGLADRFAAIRTLQLHEPVGYLDFLKLQSAARFIVTDSGGIQEESTILEVPCLTLRPNTERPVTITHGTNVLLPPDTPDLAGRVLAYVREANEGRWKTAQPIDGWDGHAAERIAADLLTRF from the coding sequence GTGCCCCACATCCTTTCCGTCGTCGGTGCCCGACCCAATTTCATGAAAGTCGCGGCGCTGGATGCCGCGTTCCGCACCCAATCCGCCATTCGGCACAGCATTGTCCACACCGGACAGCACTACGACGAAAAGATGAGTGACATCTTTTTCCGGGAGATGGCGCTTCCCGAACCGGATGTGTTCATGGGCGTCGGAGGGGGCAGTCATGCCAGGCAGACGGCCGCCATCATGCAGGCGTTCGAGGACGTGGTCCTGGAAATGGCCCCGGACGCCGTGCTCGTGGTGGGCGATGTCAATTCCACCATGGCCTGTTCCCTGGTCGCCTCGAAACTGCATGTCCCCATTGTCCATGTGGAAGCCGGTCTGCGGTCCGGTGACCGCGGCATGCCGGAGGAAATCAACCGTATTGTGACGGACGCCATTGCCGATGTCCTGTATGTCAGCGATCCGTCCGGCATGGACTTCCTTGAAGCGGAAGGCGTGCCGGCCAGCAAGGTGCACTTCGTGGGCAACGTGATGATCGATTCGCTCCATCGCTACCGGCCCCTGGCCGACGCCCGCCCCGTCCTGGACGACTGGGCACTGTCTCCCGGCGGATACATCCTGCTGACCCTGCATCGTCCCGCCACGGTGGACAGCGCAGACGGCCTGGCCCGGATGGCCGGCGTATTCGAGGCGCTCGCGGGTGAATGGCCCGATCAGCCCCTCGTGTTCCCCATCCATCCCCGGACCCGGGCCAACATGGAACGGTTCGGCCTGGCCGATCGGTTCGCCGCCATCCGTACGCTGCAGCTGCACGAACCGGTGGGCTACCTGGATTTCCTGAAGCTGCAATCGGCCGCGCGCTTCATCGTGACGGACTCCGGTGGCATCCAGGAGGAGAGCACCATCCTGGAGGTACCGTGCCTGACGCTTCGCCCCAATACGGAGCGCCCCGTCACCATCACCCATGGAACGAACGTGTTGCTGCCGCCCGACACCCCCGACCTGGCCGGGCGCGTCCTGGCCTACGTCCGCGAGGCGAACGAGGGACGCTGGAAAACGGCGCAGCCCATTGACGGGTGGGATGGTCACGCCGCCGAGCGGATTGCCGCGGACCTGCTGACCCGGTTCTGA
- a CDS encoding NYN domain-containing protein yields MSTTRMRAVVYIDAWNLFYGALSRTSFKWLDLEALCADMLHEYDVVRIKYYTALLEDRGDDGLRPARQRTYLRALRTLPSVELQFGQFRTHVTRLPLAHPESDDVTTAEVLKTEEKRTDVNLASHMVHDAHMDAFDVGVLMSNDSDLAEPLKIIRREIGLKIGVLNPHTHPVKDIERNADFIRSITRKNLSRCQFPDRMEDGQGEFFRPEGW; encoded by the coding sequence ATGAGCACCACCCGAATGCGAGCTGTAGTCTACATAGATGCCTGGAACCTGTTTTACGGTGCCCTCAGCCGAACCTCCTTCAAATGGCTGGACCTGGAGGCGCTTTGCGCGGACATGCTCCACGAGTACGATGTGGTGCGCATAAAGTACTACACGGCTTTGCTGGAGGACCGCGGGGATGACGGGTTGCGCCCTGCCCGGCAACGGACATACCTCCGGGCGCTCCGGACACTGCCCTCGGTTGAACTTCAGTTCGGCCAGTTCCGCACGCACGTTACCCGGCTGCCCCTGGCACACCCGGAGTCGGACGATGTCACGACGGCCGAGGTACTCAAGACGGAGGAAAAGCGGACGGATGTGAACCTGGCTTCCCACATGGTGCACGATGCCCATATGGATGCATTTGACGTGGGCGTGCTCATGTCCAATGATTCCGACCTGGCCGAACCCCTCAAGATCATCCGTCGCGAGATCGGCCTGAAGATCGGGGTACTGAATCCGCATACCCATCCGGTGAAGGACATTGAGCGGAACGCCGACTTCATTCGATCCATTACCCGGAAAAACCTGTCCCGGTGTCAGTTTCCGGACCGGATGGAGGATGGGCAGGGGGAGTTCTTCCGTCCGGAGGGCTGGTAG